One Flavobacterium cerinum genomic window, TCCGGCTAATGGTAACAACGCGATAATCCAGGGATGTGCTGTTCTGTAATCCGTTACCCAATCGAGCGAAGTCAGAAAAAAGGCAGATAAGGAACCGATTAATATACCGATTATAGTTGCCAGTATAAGCCAACGCAATAAAAAAGCGAATAAAGGAAGTTGGGAAAAATTGGCAATTTGCTGTTTAAAAGAATATTTGTCCATAATTGTCTTGATTACATGAGTCTATAGCGGTATAAACCGTTTTACAGACGTCATCAGCTTTTTAAGGCGGTTCAAGGCAGACATCATTGCCATAACAGGACAAATGTAGGAATAAATTTTTATTTCTGATTGAAGAGCAATCCGTTTTTTTAAAATAATGATATTGAATTTTACTGTTAAAAAATGATAAAAATAGCGAAAAGGGTAAGCTTTATTGCATTTTTAGCAGTGATTTGAATTATTAGTTTGTTCCGGATGAGAAAAATTAATTTCAAAAAAAGTTTTTTTATTTGGTAAATATTTAAAAATTGTTATAAGTTTGCAACATCTAAACGAATGATTCAAATGACAAATTATGTTTTATCTATTGCGATGTGTATGTGCTGCTCAGATTATGAGAGGAGCCTTGCTATTCGTTAATGTCGGTAAACATTTTCAATATCAGTAAAAACTCCTCAGGCAATTGAGGAGTTTTTTTTTGATCCGTTCCAACCAAAAAACAAAAAGTAAACAAAATAATACAAGTAAAATAAAATGACCGATACAACAACAATATTGATTTCAATCCTAACGACATCTGCAATTTGTATGATGATGATGTGTTGTTGTATGCGAAATTTCGCAAGAGGCCGCCTATCGTATTATTTGCTGTAAGATATAATAGTACCCGCGTATAAAGCCTCTTGATTTCAAGGGGCTTTTTTTATACCCGGATTTTACAATACACAAACAGAATAAACATGAAAGAAACAATAATCAATACGCTGAAAAAGGGAGGAAATATTCGGGAAAACCTGAAGCTTTTATCGGAAAATACAACCGGTAAAATAGTGTTTTCGACCAGTTTCGGTATAGAAGATCAGCTGATTACGGAATCGGTTTTCACACAGGATCTGGATAATATTGAAGTTTTTACATTGGATACCGGACGTTTATTTCCGGAAACCTACGCCACATGGGATAAGACATTATTGCAGTATGGCAAAAAGATAAAAACCTATTATCCCTATCAGGATCATCTGGAAACATTTGTTGAAGAAAGAGGAATTAATGCTTTTTATGAAAGTCCCGAACTCCGAAAAGAATGTTGTCATATCCGAAAAGTAGAACCGCTGCAAAGAGCATTAAAAGACGCCGATGTTTGGATTACAGGTCTCAGAGCAGAACATTCACCTAATCGAAACAGTCTTGAAATAGTGCAATGGGACGAACAATACCAGTTATATAAATACAATCCGTTACTTCATTGGACAACAGAGGAAGTTAAGACGTATGTGCAACAAAACGGAATACCTTATAATGTTTTGCATGACCGCGGATTTGTAAGTATTGGCTGCGCACCGTGTACAAGAGCAATACAGGAAGGCGATGATTTCCGGGCCGGAAGATGGTGGTGGGAAGAAACCTCCAAAAAAGAATGTGGATTACACCGTTAAAAAAGAACCCTTTAAAATTGATATTATGAGCAATACAAAAGAATATTTAAAACAGTTGGAAGACGAAGCGATTTACATTCTTCGTGAAACGGCTGCACAATTTGAAAAACCGGCGCTCTTGTTTTCCGGAGGGAAAGACTCGATTGTTTTGGTACATCTGGCGCTGAAAGCCTTTCGTCCGGGGAAATTTCCTTTTCCGTTAGTACATATTGATACCGGTCATAATTTTCCGGAAGCGATTGCTTTTCGGGATTACCTGGCCAATACGATCGGAGAAAAACTGATTGTCGGATCGGTAGAAGAGAGCATCCGTAAATACAATCTGAAAGAAACACCGGGGCGATTCCCGTCCCGAAATGCATTGCAAACCTATACATTACTGGATACAATTCAGGAATATGAATTTGATGCCTGTATTGGTGGCGCCCGACGTGATGAAGAAAAAGCAAGGGCTAAAGAACGGATTTTTTCTGTGCGGGATGATTTCGGTCAGTGGGATCCCAAATTACAACGGCCGGAATTATGGGATATCCTAAACGGAAAAATACAAAAGGGACATAATGTTCGGGTTTTTCCGATCAGTAATTGGACCGAATTAGATGTATGGCAGTATATCCAACAACAGAATATCGAATTACCGGGACTTTATTTTGCCCACGATAGGGAATGTATTGTCCATCAGGATAAACTGGTTGCCACATCTGAATTTATTCAGCCTTTGCCAACCGATACTGTGGTTGTGGAAAAAGTGCGCTATCGAACGGTCGGTGATATGACTTGTACGGCTGCTGTTCCTTCGGAAGCATCAACCATTCAGGATATTATTGATGATATTATCCGAACACGAATTAGTGAAAGAGGACAAACCCGTCTGGACGATCAACTATCGGAAGCGGCAATGGAAGACCGAAAAAAACAAGGCTATTTCTAAAAACAACCCAATCACTTAAAAAATCAGGAAAATGAACACATTAAAATTTATAACAGCCGGAAATGTAGACGACGGTAAAAGTACATTAATCGGGCGCTTACTATATGATTCAGACAGTATTCACACGGATCAGCTGGGAATCTTGCAAAAGCAAACGAAACAGGATAATGTCGAAATCGATTTATCACTGATAACAGATGGACTTCGTGCGGAAAGGGAACAAGGAATCACGATAGATGTCGCTTATAAGTATTTTGCGACTTCCAAAAGAAAATTCATTATCGCCGATGCACCCGGACACGAACAGTACACCCGGAATATGATTACCGGCGCTTCCAACTCCGATCTGATTATTATTCTGGTCGATGCCCGAAAAGGGATTACTACGCAAACGAAACGACATGCAAGTGTGGGATCGTTAATGGGAATTAAAAAAGCAATAATTGCCGTTAATAAAATTGATTTGGTCGACTATTCCGAAGCGGTTTTTAATACAATAAAGACCGATTTTGAAGGCATCCGTTCGGAACTAACATACGATGAAATTGCCTATATCCCGGTTAGTGCGCTTGTGGGTGATAATATTGTAACCCGATCGGAAAATACACCGTGGTTTGAAGGCGATGCTTTATTAAGTACTTTGGAACATATCGAAATTCCGACCCGTGAAAATCTTGAAGCGCGGTTTCAGGTACAATGGGTTATCCGACCAAAGGATGAAGAAAATCACGATTACCGCGGTTATGCCGGACAAGTGTTAAGCGGAAATTATGCCGCCGGTGATGTTGTCGTAATTCTGCCTTCCGGAATAGAAACCAAAATCACAAAAATTGAAAAACATCAGGAAACAATTGACAATACGAAGGCTGGTGATAATGTAGTCATTCATTTGGCTGATAATATTGACATCAGCCGCGGTGATACAATCGTTAAAAAATCGGCATTGCCATTGACTTCAAATGATTTAAGAGCCTGGATTTGCTGGTTGGATAACACACCGTTACAAATCGGAAAAACCTATCTGTTACAACATCGTTTTAAAACAGTACGGGTAAAAATTCAAACGGTAGATCGGAAATGGGATGTTAATCAATGGGAATTTGATACGACCAGTGAATTGAAAATAAATGATATCGGACAGATTTCATTGCGTTCGAGTCAGCCATTGTTCTTCGATTCTTTTATTGCGAATTCCAGAAACGGAAGTGCCATCCTGATCGATGAAACTACTTTTAATACAGTTGGAGCAGTCATGTTTTTACCCTAAAGTAATGGAACATCCGATCTATACAATAAATAAAAGGGAGAATAGCAATAGAATCCCCGATAAAATAAAAACCGGAATATGGATAGAAGCTCTTTTTAACTGGCTTTTTGCGATCGATACCACTTTAGATGATTACAACGCCTTTTTAAAAAAAGAAAAGGAATTACAATCTGAACTGGCAGAAATTATCCGAAGCGTTCTTAAAGGGGAAGAAACGAAAGCCGTTGTTAATAGTTTCTTTGAATCGTTGGAATCCGTTCACCGTCAGTTAAATGCCGACCTTGATACGATTTTTAATTTCGATCCGGCAGCAAAATCAAGAAATGAGGTGCTGGCAGCCTATCCCGGTTTTTTTGCAATAGCAGTGTACCGTTTGGCACATCAGCTATGGAAAAGTAACGTACCGGTAATTCCACGGTTAATTTCAGAATATATACATGGAAAAACCGGTATTGATATTCATCCCGGAGCGATAATCGGTTCGCGCTTTTTTATCGATCACGGAACCGGTGTTGTAATTGGTGAAACAACGATAATCGGAAACGATGTTAAAATCTATCAGGGCGTTACACTGGGCGCACTGAATGTCAGTAAGGATAAAGCCGAACAAAAACGCCATCCGACTATCGGTAATAATGTAATTATTTATGCCAATGCAACCATTTTGGGCGGAAATACGATTATTGGTGATGATGCTATAATCGGAGGAAATGTATGGATAACCCAATCGATACCGGAAAAATCACTTGTCTATCACAAAAGTGAAATTGTAATTAAAAGCCAGGCTTCTTTTCCGGAGCCAATCAATTTTGTCATATAAAAGAACAACTAAATAAAGAAAAAATGAAAGCAAATAACATATTAGAAACAATAGGAAATACACCGGTAGTCCGACTTCAAAAACTTTTCGGTGAACGGAATAACGTTTGGATTAAACTCGAAAAAAATAATCCGGGGAACAGTATTAAAGACCGTATCGCTTTGGCGATGATTGAAGATGCCGAACAAAAAGGAATTTTAAAACCGGGAAGTGTCATTATCGAACCTACTTCCGGAAATACCGGAATCGGATTGGCTTTGGTTGGAGCGGTGAAAGGATATCGTGTTATTCTGGTCATGCCTGAATCAATGAGTGTAGAACGACGAAAACTGATGGAAATCTACGGCGCTGAATTTGAACTGACACCACGTGAAAAAGGAATGAAAGGAGCAATTGAAAAAGCAAATGAACTGGTTACGCAAATTCCGAATGCCTGGTCACCGCAACAATTTGATAATCCGGCTAACGTAGCAATTCACGAAAAAACAACAGCTCAGGAGTTGATCAATGATTTTCCTGACGGAGTAGATTATCTGATTACCGGAGTGGGTACAGGAGGTCATATTACCGGAGTGGGTAAAGTTTTAAAAGCAAAATTCCCGCAACTTAAAGTGATTGCCGTTGAACCGGAATTATCACCCGTATTAAGCGGCGGAGAACCGGGACCGCATCCGTTACAGGGAATCGGTGCCGGATTTGTTCCGTCTGTATTACAATCGGAATTACTGGATGAAATTATTCAGGTTAGTAAAGACGAAGCCTTTGATTTTGCCCGTAAAGTAGCTAAAGAAGAAGGAATTCTGGTTGGGATTTCAACAGGAGCTTCATTAGCCGCGGTTGCACGTAAAATTCAGCAAATCCCGGAAGGAGCTACAATTGTAACCTTTAATTACGATACGGGAGAACGTTACCTGTCAATTGAAGGATTGTATTAATTAAAAATTGCAAAAAAACAATGAGTATAGAAAATAAAGGGAAAGTCATTTTAGCCGGTGCCGGTCCGGGTGATCCCGATTTGATAAGTGTAAAAGCATTACGCTATTTACAAACTGCGGATGTGATTCTGACCGATCGTTTGGTAGCGCCGCAATTGATTGCCGATAATGCCCGAAAAGAAGCCATCATCATTTATGTAGGAAAACAATGTTCGAAGGGAATTCATACACCGCAAAGTGACATTAATACCCTTATGGTGGAATTTGCCGGACAGGGAAAACTGGTGCTACGTCTTAAAGGAGGGGATGCGTCTCTTTTTTCTAATGTGTTGGATGAATTAGAGGTCGTAAAGGCCAATCAGATTCCGTATGAAATTGTACCCGGAATCTCGGCTGCTTTCGGTGCGGCTGCTTATACCGGAATTCCGTTAACCGCAAGAGGATTGTCTCGTGGTGTACGTTTTCTGACACTGTTTGACTTGTCAGCTGTGACTTCGGAACAATGGACCGACTGGGGAAAAACGGATGATACTCTTGTTTTCTATATGAGCGGACAACGATTGCAACAACTCGCCAATTATCTGTTGGCGAATCAGGTTGATAAG contains:
- a CDS encoding phosphoadenylyl-sulfate reductase; its protein translation is MKETIINTLKKGGNIRENLKLLSENTTGKIVFSTSFGIEDQLITESVFTQDLDNIEVFTLDTGRLFPETYATWDKTLLQYGKKIKTYYPYQDHLETFVEERGINAFYESPELRKECCHIRKVEPLQRALKDADVWITGLRAEHSPNRNSLEIVQWDEQYQLYKYNPLLHWTTEEVKTYVQQNGIPYNVLHDRGFVSIGCAPCTRAIQEGDDFRAGRWWWEETSKKECGLHR
- the cysD gene encoding sulfate adenylyltransferase subunit CysD yields the protein MSNTKEYLKQLEDEAIYILRETAAQFEKPALLFSGGKDSIVLVHLALKAFRPGKFPFPLVHIDTGHNFPEAIAFRDYLANTIGEKLIVGSVEESIRKYNLKETPGRFPSRNALQTYTLLDTIQEYEFDACIGGARRDEEKARAKERIFSVRDDFGQWDPKLQRPELWDILNGKIQKGHNVRVFPISNWTELDVWQYIQQQNIELPGLYFAHDRECIVHQDKLVATSEFIQPLPTDTVVVEKVRYRTVGDMTCTAAVPSEASTIQDIIDDIIRTRISERGQTRLDDQLSEAAMEDRKKQGYF
- a CDS encoding sulfate adenylyltransferase subunit 1, coding for MNTLKFITAGNVDDGKSTLIGRLLYDSDSIHTDQLGILQKQTKQDNVEIDLSLITDGLRAEREQGITIDVAYKYFATSKRKFIIADAPGHEQYTRNMITGASNSDLIIILVDARKGITTQTKRHASVGSLMGIKKAIIAVNKIDLVDYSEAVFNTIKTDFEGIRSELTYDEIAYIPVSALVGDNIVTRSENTPWFEGDALLSTLEHIEIPTRENLEARFQVQWVIRPKDEENHDYRGYAGQVLSGNYAAGDVVVILPSGIETKITKIEKHQETIDNTKAGDNVVIHLADNIDISRGDTIVKKSALPLTSNDLRAWICWLDNTPLQIGKTYLLQHRFKTVRVKIQTVDRKWDVNQWEFDTTSELKINDIGQISLRSSQPLFFDSFIANSRNGSAILIDETTFNTVGAVMFLP
- the epsC gene encoding serine O-acetyltransferase EpsC, whose translation is MEHPIYTINKRENSNRIPDKIKTGIWIEALFNWLFAIDTTLDDYNAFLKKEKELQSELAEIIRSVLKGEETKAVVNSFFESLESVHRQLNADLDTIFNFDPAAKSRNEVLAAYPGFFAIAVYRLAHQLWKSNVPVIPRLISEYIHGKTGIDIHPGAIIGSRFFIDHGTGVVIGETTIIGNDVKIYQGVTLGALNVSKDKAEQKRHPTIGNNVIIYANATILGGNTIIGDDAIIGGNVWITQSIPEKSLVYHKSEIVIKSQASFPEPINFVI
- the cysK gene encoding cysteine synthase A produces the protein MKANNILETIGNTPVVRLQKLFGERNNVWIKLEKNNPGNSIKDRIALAMIEDAEQKGILKPGSVIIEPTSGNTGIGLALVGAVKGYRVILVMPESMSVERRKLMEIYGAEFELTPREKGMKGAIEKANELVTQIPNAWSPQQFDNPANVAIHEKTTAQELINDFPDGVDYLITGVGTGGHITGVGKVLKAKFPQLKVIAVEPELSPVLSGGEPGPHPLQGIGAGFVPSVLQSELLDEIIQVSKDEAFDFARKVAKEEGILVGISTGASLAAVARKIQQIPEGATIVTFNYDTGERYLSIEGLY
- the cobA gene encoding uroporphyrinogen-III C-methyltransferase; amino-acid sequence: MSIENKGKVILAGAGPGDPDLISVKALRYLQTADVILTDRLVAPQLIADNARKEAIIIYVGKQCSKGIHTPQSDINTLMVEFAGQGKLVLRLKGGDASLFSNVLDELEVVKANQIPYEIVPGISAAFGAAAYTGIPLTARGLSRGVRFLTLFDLSAVTSEQWTDWGKTDDTLVFYMSGQRLQQLANYLLANQVDKEKGLAVIQQATTPFQKTRVFSFEELKTKELPEFGYVPTLLIVGKVVKLHEQFAWFREQSKNASYFDNHIINFQHAS